From Deltaproteobacteria bacterium:
GGTCTGTTTCGAGAGGTGGCACAGCAGGTGGCTGAATCCTATCCGAACATAACATTCGAATCGCTTATTGTGGACAATTTTGCTCATGTGATGACTTCCACGCCCCAGAGCCTGGACGTGGTGGTCATGCCGAATCTATACGGGGATATCCTTTCTGACGGTGCGGCCGGTTTGATTGGCGGCCTGGGGCTGGCCCCCAGCGGCTGCTATGGTGATTCATACGCATACTTCGAGTCCGCGCATGGCACGGCGCCTGATATTGCCGGCCAGAATATAATCAATCCGACAGCCACCATGCTTTCCGCCATGATGATGCTTAGGTACCTGGGCTTTGCCAATGAAGCCACACGGGTTGAGACCGCGATCGAGAAAGTCTACGCCGAGGGTCGTTTTCTCACGCCAGACCAGGGCGGCCGGGCCACGACGACCGAGTTTACTGAGGCCGTGGCCGCCTATCTTTAATAGCAGGCAAGGTACAGGACGAAAAAAAGAGAGCCATTTTCCAAAAAACGCAAAGACCTCCCCCCTTACTCAACTGCGAATAAAGTGAAACCTGAAAGGCCAAAGGTATCCGTGAAGATTACGCGGGTAAAAGTTTTTCAATTTTTACCAGGGATTTCTCATG
This genomic window contains:
- a CDS encoding isocitrate/isopropylmalate dehydrogenase family protein — protein: GLFREVAQQVAESYPNITFESLIVDNFAHVMTSTPQSLDVVVMPNLYGDILSDGAAGLIGGLGLAPSGCYGDSYAYFESAHGTAPDIAGQNIINPTATMLSAMMMLRYLGFANEATRVETAIEKVYAEGRFLTPDQGGRATTTEFTEAVAAYL